A single window of Candidatus Obscuribacter sp. DNA harbors:
- the tsaD gene encoding tRNA (adenosine(37)-N6)-threonylcarbamoyltransferase complex transferase subunit TsaD, which translates to MSPLIYLGIETSCDETACALVQDGRKLLASRLVSQTEVHKQFGGVVPEVAARRHLEAINILLAEMFEEANLPLKDGLPQIDGVACTNGPGLIGTLLVGLSTAKALAWALDVPLLAVDHIQAHVCANYIGTDLEPPFVALVVSGGHTQIMHFKSYTECSILGQTLDDASGEAYDKVARLLGLPYPGGPSIDKLATQGNPSAFPFKEAQVEGLDFSFSGLKTAVMRTVENLSEPIPIADLAASFQDAVNRALFRKTIKAAQNLELTRIVLAGGVAANSDLRKKFESASGFTLYRPALSLCTDNAAMVASAAFYSGRVAPLTIGAYSRGYQIAQ; encoded by the coding sequence ATGAGCCCTTTGATTTATTTGGGGATAGAGACCAGCTGTGACGAAACCGCCTGCGCCCTGGTGCAGGACGGGCGCAAACTCTTAGCCAGCCGTCTGGTCTCACAAACCGAGGTGCATAAACAGTTTGGCGGCGTGGTGCCGGAAGTCGCCGCCCGGCGTCATCTTGAGGCCATCAATATACTTTTAGCGGAGATGTTTGAAGAAGCCAATCTGCCCCTCAAAGATGGACTGCCTCAGATTGACGGTGTGGCCTGCACCAATGGACCGGGGCTTATCGGCACTTTGCTGGTCGGTCTATCCACCGCTAAAGCGCTGGCCTGGGCCCTGGATGTGCCTTTGCTTGCCGTGGATCATATCCAGGCTCATGTTTGTGCCAACTACATAGGCACTGATTTAGAGCCGCCTTTTGTCGCGCTTGTGGTCAGTGGTGGGCATACTCAGATCATGCATTTTAAGTCTTATACAGAGTGCTCCATCCTCGGGCAGACTCTGGATGACGCCTCGGGTGAAGCCTATGACAAAGTAGCCAGACTTTTAGGTCTGCCCTACCCCGGCGGACCATCTATAGATAAGCTCGCCACTCAGGGTAACCCCAGTGCTTTTCCTTTCAAAGAGGCCCAGGTCGAGGGGCTGGATTTTAGCTTTAGCGGACTTAAAACTGCGGTAATGCGTACTGTGGAAAACCTTAGCGAGCCTATACCGATTGCAGATCTTGCCGCTTCTTTTCAGGATGCGGTCAATCGAGCGCTATTTCGTAAGACTATCAAGGCTGCTCAAAACCTTGAATTGACTCGCATTGTGTTGGCTGGTGGTGTCGCTGCTAATAGTGATTTGCGCAAGAAGTTTGAGTCTGCGTCTGGGTTTACGCTATATCGGCCAGCGTTGTCGCTCTGTACCGATAATGCTGCAATGGTTGCCAGTGCTGCGTTTTATAGTGGTCGCGTTGCGCCTTTGACAATTGGAGCATACTCGCGTGGTTACCAGATTGCCCAGTAA
- a CDS encoding zinc-ribbon domain containing protein encodes MVFQDKDIICRDCSKTFVFSAGEQEFFSTKGLVNEPKRCPNCRILMRVQRNGDDPGRTAEVACAECGSPTRVPFQPKGYKPVYCTYCFRTRKGGEDDVAKDDDVAQIASA; translated from the coding sequence ATGGTTTTCCAGGATAAGGACATTATTTGCAGAGACTGCAGTAAGACTTTTGTCTTTTCGGCCGGCGAGCAAGAATTTTTTAGCACTAAGGGCTTGGTCAATGAACCCAAGCGTTGCCCAAACTGCCGTATATTGATGAGAGTGCAACGTAATGGTGACGATCCTGGTCGTACAGCTGAGGTTGCCTGTGCCGAGTGTGGCTCTCCTACTCGTGTGCCATTTCAGCCCAAGGGTTATAAGCCTGTTTATTGCACATATTGCTTCCGCACTCGCAAAGGTGGCGAGGACGATGTGGCCAAGGACGACGACGTCGCCCAAATTGCCAGCGCCTAG
- a CDS encoding FHA domain-containing protein, producing the protein MPENTEPCPSCGRPTPVGTRCVYCATVTDLDLKSLQLDYLKQSDSKVADEPIQHSVVVVVQKTGQRYCLKSSKVKIGRDPSNQVVIPDDTFTSRHHAWITFEDGDFWIEDLGSTNGSLLNGHPIVKRQVLSAGDKVRVGHTELTFDIEKN; encoded by the coding sequence ATGCCTGAAAATACTGAACCTTGTCCCAGTTGTGGACGTCCCACTCCGGTTGGGACCCGCTGTGTTTATTGCGCTACAGTCACGGATCTGGACTTGAAGAGTCTCCAGCTTGACTATCTCAAGCAATCAGATTCCAAAGTCGCCGATGAGCCGATTCAACACTCGGTGGTGGTTGTTGTACAAAAAACCGGTCAGAGATACTGTCTCAAAAGCTCAAAAGTGAAGATTGGAAGAGACCCATCCAATCAAGTGGTTATTCCCGATGATACTTTTACCTCAAGGCACCATGCCTGGATCACTTTCGAAGATGGTGATTTTTGGATTGAAGACCTCGGCTCTACCAATGGCTCTTTGCTCAATGGTCACCCAATCGTCAAGCGTCAGGTCCTTTCGGCTGGCGATAAAGTACGGGTTGGTCATACTGAGCTTACATTTGACATCGAGAAGAATTAG
- a CDS encoding phosphoglucomutase/phosphomannomutase family protein: MTEQIKFGTDGWRAIIAEDFTFANVERVSYAIGHYIKDTYAHGAHANLPVLIGYDTRFLADSFADRAARVLMAMGLTVRLAKRDIPTPCIAWATQAEATGGALQFTASHNPPEYCGVKYIPPYAGPATTDITKQIVQNLEHCPSPIPLAADKPEIFDASAPYMAALEKMVDWKKIGQSGLKVAYDALYSTSRGYMDKLLDKSGLYHKSLHAVRDPLFGGGMPEPKPEFLKELSAMVKAEKFNLGIATDGDADRFAVVDNKGNFFTPNQLLCLLTRHLHKNHGLKGAIVRTVATTHMLDHVAAKYDLPIIETPVGFKYIGEKMRTEDVLIGGEESGGVSIKGHIPEKDGILANLLVIEMLAYEGRTLPEIWKALETEVGIKFYQRRDDLHLTARTQKLLLEHLTKNPITELAGKPLERVGHLDGLKLYHDQDNWLLIRPSGTEPVIRVSGEGTSEELIDALMLDFKRQIQEILIGFDEPAGEKPNKVGASV, encoded by the coding sequence ATGACTGAACAAATCAAATTTGGCACAGACGGCTGGCGCGCTATCATCGCTGAAGACTTTACTTTTGCCAATGTCGAGCGAGTTAGCTACGCCATCGGGCACTATATCAAAGACACATATGCCCATGGTGCCCATGCCAATTTGCCTGTGCTGATTGGCTATGACACACGCTTTTTAGCAGATAGCTTTGCTGATCGTGCTGCTCGTGTGCTTATGGCAATGGGACTGACTGTGCGCCTGGCTAAGCGCGATATCCCTACGCCCTGTATCGCCTGGGCTACTCAAGCTGAGGCTACAGGTGGTGCGCTGCAATTTACTGCCAGTCACAATCCGCCCGAGTATTGCGGTGTTAAGTACATACCGCCTTATGCCGGACCTGCCACAACTGATATCACCAAGCAAATAGTACAAAACCTCGAGCACTGTCCCAGTCCTATTCCGCTTGCTGCGGATAAACCAGAGATCTTTGATGCTAGTGCACCGTATATGGCGGCACTAGAAAAAATGGTGGACTGGAAGAAAATTGGTCAGTCTGGTCTTAAAGTGGCTTATGATGCCCTTTATAGCACCAGCCGCGGATATATGGACAAGCTCCTGGATAAGTCCGGTCTCTATCATAAGTCCCTGCACGCTGTGCGCGATCCCCTCTTTGGCGGTGGTATGCCCGAGCCAAAGCCGGAGTTTCTCAAAGAGCTAAGTGCTATGGTCAAAGCCGAGAAGTTTAACCTCGGTATTGCTACGGATGGAGATGCCGACCGCTTTGCCGTGGTAGACAACAAAGGCAACTTCTTTACTCCCAATCAATTGCTCTGTCTATTGACCAGACACCTGCACAAAAATCACGGACTCAAAGGCGCTATCGTGCGCACCGTGGCCACCACTCATATGCTTGATCATGTGGCTGCCAAATACGATCTGCCAATTATCGAGACACCAGTGGGCTTTAAATATATTGGCGAAAAAATGCGCACTGAAGATGTTTTGATTGGTGGTGAAGAGTCAGGCGGTGTTTCGATTAAGGGGCATATCCCAGAAAAAGATGGCATCCTTGCTAACTTGCTAGTAATCGAAATGCTGGCATACGAAGGGCGCACCCTGCCTGAAATCTGGAAGGCTCTGGAGACTGAAGTGGGAATAAAGTTTTATCAAAGACGCGACGACTTGCATCTTACTGCTCGTACGCAAAAGCTTTTACTTGAGCATCTCACTAAAAATCCCATCACAGAGCTAGCTGGTAAGCCTCTGGAGCGCGTTGGCCATCTTGATGGGCTAAAGCTCTACCATGACCAGGATAACTGGCTATTAATTCGTCCCTCGGGCACTGAGCCAGTCATTCGTGTATCTGGTGAGGGTACTTCCGAAGAATTAATTGATGCTCTCATGCTTGACTTCAAACGCCAAATACAGGAAATTCTTATAGGGTTTGATGAGCCCGCCGGTGAAAAACCAAACAAAGTAGGAGCCAGCGTCTAA
- a CDS encoding septum formation initiator family protein, which produces MNFNLKGRTVRHLVVMAITGVAVFQAGRAIYSSAQRQVFLHKQAIVLKEGQRQAEEINKELRDGLTSYKSSSGIERLARERLNLAGPDEVVIRIGK; this is translated from the coding sequence ATGAACTTTAACCTCAAAGGCAGAACTGTACGACATCTCGTCGTTATGGCAATTACTGGAGTGGCGGTCTTTCAGGCTGGCAGAGCGATTTATAGCTCAGCTCAAAGACAGGTCTTTTTGCATAAACAAGCCATAGTCCTCAAAGAAGGACAGAGACAGGCAGAAGAAATCAACAAAGAACTGCGTGATGGTTTGACCAGTTATAAGTCATCATCAGGTATTGAGCGTCTGGCTAGAGAGAGACTCAATCTCGCTGGACCTGACGAAGTCGTTATCCGCATTGGCAAATAG
- a CDS encoding CPBP family intramembrane metalloprotease: MAPDLFFIIICSVLGFIAHGSRKARWLEFVLRGIILLFVAGFGMSMVIGASTTEWSNQVSLGMSIFFFLLLFKPFRQMISRVFTLIDGIVSLRCITGPVRHRMKVFESIVTNKIFIAESMPHLNGLFCYAVCFGVYLSSTDLSKRAFDMPNIPLPGLPIPVDQLLQYNGLGLVFVSMCGCGILVSRRFKETFVHRLGWAKPTGPQIAIALAVVVLSATYDLVWAHFTHAAAPNIATQISGYNSGTFSAGTNNLAGAAFLALMTAICAGVGEETLIRGAFQPVVGILPAAFLHGILHAQFSQSPVLILQIAIWSCGMGIVRRFTNTTTTIIAHGLYNLVFTFLFAFNPG, encoded by the coding sequence GTGGCCCCGGACCTATTTTTTATCATTATTTGCTCGGTGCTGGGATTTATCGCCCATGGTTCGCGCAAGGCTCGCTGGCTAGAGTTTGTCCTGCGCGGCATCATTTTGCTCTTTGTTGCGGGCTTTGGCATGTCGATGGTAATTGGCGCCAGCACTACCGAATGGTCCAATCAAGTCTCTCTTGGGATGTCGATATTTTTCTTCCTCTTACTCTTCAAGCCTTTTAGGCAGATGATCAGTCGGGTTTTTACGCTCATTGACGGCATTGTCAGTTTGCGCTGTATCACTGGCCCAGTGCGGCACCGCATGAAAGTATTCGAATCCATTGTCACCAATAAAATCTTTATAGCCGAGTCTATGCCTCATTTGAACGGACTCTTTTGCTATGCCGTTTGTTTTGGTGTCTATCTATCCTCTACAGACTTATCCAAACGCGCCTTTGATATGCCCAACATCCCTTTGCCCGGTCTGCCAATCCCGGTTGACCAGTTATTGCAATACAACGGGCTGGGCCTGGTTTTTGTCTCGATGTGTGGCTGCGGTATTCTGGTCTCACGCCGATTCAAGGAGACTTTTGTGCACCGCCTTGGTTGGGCCAAACCCACCGGTCCGCAAATCGCTATTGCCCTGGCTGTAGTTGTCTTGAGTGCGACTTATGACCTGGTCTGGGCTCATTTTACTCATGCTGCCGCTCCCAATATCGCCACCCAGATTTCGGGCTACAACTCAGGCACTTTTTCTGCTGGCACCAACAACCTTGCAGGTGCTGCATTTTTGGCGCTTATGACCGCTATTTGTGCTGGTGTTGGTGAAGAAACTCTGATCAGAGGCGCTTTTCAGCCAGTGGTGGGAATTTTGCCAGCAGCATTTTTGCATGGTATTTTGCACGCACAGTTTAGCCAGTCGCCAGTCTTGATCTTACAGATTGCTATTTGGTCTTGCGGTATGGGCATCGTCAGACGTTTTACCAATACAACGACGACCATTATTGCCCACGGTCTCTACAACCTGGTCTTTACCTTCCTCTTTGCCTTCAATCCGGGCTAG
- a CDS encoding tetratricopeptide repeat protein, whose translation MHRYTFTFAALSLILSISFEIASALPAWANSPIEVGSPLFAASHKTDAAAIMQARALARQFKYKEASDLLEQAIKPDQKNYQIEMSLGRLMLKQGRFQKALEHFGDATSLNPANNDARFEMASVYETMGRFNDANMVLNQIIKKYPFSLDSSRADRFKRKIISYRENGDPYAFSYVEDQEFTEKFLRSDFPISVAVWVDPALKKFKSQFEQAVNDSFAKWRNASGGYLRYRIVPNQKDARIVCKMLISKRDGADDSVLGLTSRDPSFSEPDTLKFSRVEVFFDPDRDPREIDAVTLHEVGHALGLPHSANTRDIMFPTANQTYISVLSRRDINSIRQLYGIKPGDELVVPVKGGR comes from the coding sequence ATGCACAGGTATACATTCACTTTTGCTGCGCTCTCATTGATTTTGTCGATTTCGTTCGAGATCGCCTCTGCTTTGCCTGCTTGGGCCAACTCACCCATTGAGGTGGGCTCGCCGCTCTTTGCTGCCAGCCACAAGACCGATGCCGCTGCCATCATGCAAGCGCGAGCGCTGGCTCGCCAATTTAAATACAAAGAAGCCAGTGATCTTTTGGAGCAGGCAATCAAGCCTGATCAAAAGAATTATCAAATTGAAATGTCTCTTGGTCGCCTTATGCTCAAGCAAGGTCGCTTCCAAAAGGCGCTTGAACACTTTGGCGATGCCACATCTTTAAATCCAGCCAATAACGATGCTCGCTTTGAGATGGCTTCTGTATACGAGACAATGGGACGTTTTAATGACGCCAATATGGTGCTCAATCAAATCATCAAAAAATATCCCTTTTCGCTTGATTCTTCTAGAGCCGATCGCTTTAAACGTAAAATCATTTCTTACCGCGAAAACGGCGACCCCTATGCCTTTAGCTATGTCGAGGATCAAGAATTTACTGAGAAATTTTTGCGCTCGGACTTTCCTATTAGTGTCGCTGTTTGGGTGGACCCGGCTCTAAAAAAATTCAAGTCGCAATTTGAACAAGCCGTCAATGATAGCTTTGCCAAATGGCGCAACGCCTCAGGTGGTTATCTGCGCTACCGCATCGTGCCCAATCAAAAGGATGCGCGTATTGTCTGCAAAATGCTCATAAGCAAACGTGATGGCGCTGACGATAGTGTGCTTGGTTTAACCAGTCGTGACCCCAGTTTTAGCGAGCCCGATACACTTAAATTTTCGCGAGTAGAAGTCTTTTTTGATCCAGACAGAGACCCTCGTGAAATCGATGCAGTGACACTCCATGAAGTCGGTCATGCACTGGGATTGCCTCACAGTGCCAATACCCGGGATATTATGTTTCCTACGGCCAACCAGACTTATATTTCTGTGCTCAGCCGCCGCGACATCAATAGCATCAGGCAGCTCTATGGCATCAAGCCTGGAGATGAGCTGGTGGTGCCGGTTAAGGGCGGACGCTAG
- a CDS encoding Hsp20/alpha crystallin family protein: MFKDPDSEWLMRNFDIMSSDPERSWAFPLGTGSYIPRVDIDTTDNLLKLTAEVPGIDEKNLDVTVTDEAVSIKGEKQAEEKKTNSKDFQSIERHYGSFERTVALPCKIDKDKAEAKLKNGILTVTLPRLLEEKSPAKRLTIGRQ; this comes from the coding sequence ATGTTTAAGGATCCCGATTCTGAATGGCTGATGCGCAACTTTGACATTATGTCTTCAGATCCAGAGCGCTCATGGGCGTTTCCACTTGGTACTGGTTCTTATATTCCGCGCGTGGACATTGACACAACAGACAATTTGCTCAAGTTGACGGCTGAGGTGCCTGGCATTGACGAAAAAAATTTGGATGTGACAGTGACAGATGAAGCGGTCTCTATCAAGGGTGAGAAGCAAGCTGAGGAAAAGAAAACTAATAGCAAAGACTTCCAGTCAATAGAAAGACACTATGGTTCTTTTGAGAGGACTGTGGCTTTACCGTGCAAGATAGATAAAGACAAAGCAGAAGCCAAGCTAAAAAACGGCATATTGACTGTGACATTGCCCCGCCTGCTGGAGGAAAAAAGCCCAGCAAAACGGCTCACTATTGGACGGCAATAG
- a CDS encoding DUF4185 domain-containing protein, with protein MIKPIIASSIVALSFMASAIAMTEPQIVNTTSDTLMQKRIDSTTGFCGGDAAYSIPITPARTVWLFGDSFVGTIKEGKRHNCQMIRNCVAIDNPLEPGSKLQYQCGTKSFFKAPGTEQEYLWPGDGTMIDGKLYLFMHSVMDNKALPAPYQFELKQNYLVVVQNPFASPSVWRYQTIDLGSTKEMLAGTACYQKGAYLYIYSSLPDKAEGKHKHPTALARVSTSDLKDLDLSKMQWWQGKKWGEDRKEAAIIFDDGASEMSVVQPQGLKDLYAVYIPPDGQSINIRRASSPQGPWSAPGELFKLPVGKDMLFYSAKVHPQYKGKAPGQIKVTYNTNSTDFNRLLADSSIYFPKALSCTLKE; from the coding sequence TTGATTAAACCAATAATTGCCAGCAGCATAGTAGCGCTCTCCTTTATGGCGAGCGCTATTGCCATGACTGAGCCCCAAATAGTCAATACGACAAGCGACACATTGATGCAAAAACGCATCGACAGCACCACTGGATTTTGTGGTGGCGATGCCGCCTATTCCATACCAATTACTCCTGCTCGCACGGTATGGTTATTTGGCGATAGTTTTGTCGGCACCATCAAAGAAGGCAAACGCCACAATTGTCAGATGATTCGTAACTGTGTAGCCATCGACAATCCACTTGAGCCTGGCTCCAAGCTGCAATATCAATGTGGTACCAAGTCATTTTTTAAAGCCCCCGGCACAGAGCAAGAGTATCTCTGGCCAGGAGATGGCACCATGATTGATGGCAAGCTTTATTTGTTTATGCACAGCGTCATGGACAACAAGGCCCTGCCAGCTCCTTACCAGTTTGAGCTAAAACAAAACTATCTGGTGGTCGTACAAAACCCATTTGCTTCGCCCTCAGTCTGGCGCTACCAGACCATAGATCTGGGCAGCACAAAAGAAATGCTCGCCGGTACTGCTTGCTACCAAAAGGGTGCCTATCTCTATATTTATTCCAGCTTGCCAGACAAAGCAGAGGGTAAGCACAAACATCCGACAGCTCTAGCGCGGGTAAGTACCAGCGATCTCAAAGATCTTGACCTGAGCAAAATGCAGTGGTGGCAGGGCAAAAAATGGGGAGAAGATCGCAAAGAAGCAGCGATTATCTTTGACGATGGTGCCTCTGAAATGTCGGTAGTGCAGCCACAGGGTCTAAAAGACCTTTACGCAGTATATATTCCGCCGGATGGACAATCTATCAATATCCGCCGTGCCAGCAGCCCTCAGGGTCCCTGGAGTGCTCCAGGAGAGCTTTTTAAATTGCCGGTCGGCAAAGACATGCTCTTTTACAGCGCCAAGGTCCACCCTCAATACAAGGGCAAAGCGCCCGGGCAAATAAAGGTGACTTACAACACCAACAGCACTGACTTTAATCGCTTACTTGCCGATAGCTCTATTTACTTCCCCAAAGCGCTTTCCTGCACGCTCAAAGAGTAA
- a CDS encoding AAA family ATPase: MILTACGRGRSDRVRRVYEQARRSGKPAIVFIDEIDALGGRRGFDRGGGAIQDSNKTLNQFLVELDGFGRHQVLTIGATNPA; this comes from the coding sequence GTGATTTTAACAGCATGTGGGCGGGGTAGGTCTGACAGAGTCCGACGTGTTTACGAACAAGCAAGACGAAGCGGCAAACCGGCAATTGTCTTTATCGACGAAATTGATGCACTGGGAGGCCGTCGCGGCTTTGATCGTGGTGGCGGCGCCATCCAGGATTCCAACAAGACCCTCAATCAATTCCTGGTCGAACTCGACGGATTTGGTCGCCACCAGGTACTCACTATCGGTGCAACGAACCCAGCTTGA
- a CDS encoding AAA family ATPase, with protein sequence MPDKEARALIFKKYLADLKLLKEPDIDKLARLSVNFSGADIAAACNEAAIIAIRDGHRDVSDDELEDAVLKMSVTAGQKLNTDGMNLGRVPDLEVKLSDVKGMDDSIAEAAEVVALLKNMHLLQELEIKPPKGILLVGPPGTGKTMLAKAIANEAGVGFYALSGSDFNSMWAG encoded by the coding sequence TTGCCAGATAAAGAGGCCAGAGCGCTGATATTCAAAAAATATCTAGCGGATCTAAAACTACTTAAAGAGCCAGACATTGATAAGTTAGCCAGACTGTCAGTTAACTTTAGTGGAGCCGATATTGCGGCCGCCTGTAATGAGGCAGCGATTATAGCAATCCGCGATGGTCATCGCGACGTCAGTGATGACGAGCTTGAAGATGCCGTACTTAAGATGTCTGTAACTGCCGGTCAAAAACTCAACACTGATGGAATGAATTTGGGTCGCGTCCCAGATCTGGAAGTCAAACTATCTGATGTGAAAGGTATGGATGATTCCATAGCCGAAGCGGCGGAAGTAGTTGCCTTGCTCAAGAATATGCATCTCTTACAAGAGCTGGAAATTAAACCACCAAAGGGAATACTACTGGTTGGACCGCCTGGAACAGGCAAGACAATGCTCGCCAAAGCTATCGCCAACGAAGCCGGAGTCGGCTTTTACGCCCTGAGCGGCAGTGATTTTAACAGCATGTGGGCGGGGTAG
- a CDS encoding AAA family ATPase — translation MKTWARWTLLILYIGLLMLSAAYWNPFASLPALLKFSVITVLSAALFGLLVILMQFYILLSIIFPLPPRADAKAPKSILKRAFKFLYKPSPINPKAPQYLDEMIGNEMAKVEIKEAIDILKKAKNYEESGAQVPKGMLFVGPPGVGKTLFARAIANEVGMPFYVIEGGAISGLIMGLGVLKLKTLFRKLQRHDTAILFIDEIESMGAKRQQDRGFGGQADMNMTLNTLLTEMDGFHGSRLIVIGATNNDGMLDPALMRAGRMDRRIYFQMPTIEERANLFRFYLGKVLTDETDLDVNRITELTANYSPAEIAGVVNEAALISRRPGNPGKVNTEMVLQALDRVSVGLERSITNSNVSLINHDPTIRFDAVLGMDEVKKEVTEIVDFLKQGEELRKIGAKIPKGILLIGPPGVGKSMLAKAIANEAGVPFYGFSAACSKALAKVRARQQFARYIHKLRKNPASIVFIDEIDSIGASPVRR, via the coding sequence ATGAAAACTTGGGCTCGCTGGACACTCTTAATTCTCTATATTGGCTTACTGATGCTGTCGGCAGCGTACTGGAATCCATTTGCATCGCTGCCTGCACTTCTCAAATTCTCAGTGATTACAGTACTGTCAGCAGCGCTCTTTGGACTGCTCGTCATACTGATGCAGTTTTACATTCTGCTTTCGATTATTTTTCCACTGCCTCCAAGAGCAGATGCCAAAGCACCCAAGAGCATCCTCAAAAGAGCTTTTAAGTTTCTCTATAAGCCCAGTCCAATCAATCCAAAGGCACCACAGTATCTCGATGAGATGATTGGCAACGAGATGGCCAAAGTCGAAATCAAAGAAGCAATCGACATCCTCAAAAAAGCTAAAAACTACGAAGAATCAGGCGCCCAGGTACCTAAAGGTATGCTCTTTGTGGGACCTCCCGGAGTAGGTAAAACACTCTTTGCCAGAGCAATCGCCAACGAAGTAGGCATGCCCTTTTACGTTATTGAAGGCGGTGCTATCAGTGGTCTGATTATGGGTCTTGGTGTACTCAAACTTAAAACACTATTTCGCAAACTACAAAGACACGATACGGCCATATTGTTTATCGACGAAATCGAATCAATGGGCGCTAAGCGGCAGCAGGACCGTGGTTTTGGCGGTCAAGCCGACATGAATATGACCCTCAATACACTTCTCACCGAAATGGACGGCTTCCACGGCTCACGCTTAATTGTTATTGGTGCCACTAATAATGATGGCATGCTCGATCCCGCGCTTATGCGTGCAGGACGCATGGACAGACGCATTTACTTCCAGATGCCGACCATAGAAGAACGGGCTAATCTTTTCCGTTTTTATCTAGGCAAAGTCTTGACTGATGAGACAGATCTTGATGTAAACCGTATCACTGAATTGACAGCCAATTATTCGCCCGCAGAAATCGCTGGTGTAGTCAACGAAGCAGCGCTGATTTCGCGTCGTCCAGGCAACCCCGGCAAGGTCAATACCGAAATGGTCTTGCAGGCTCTTGACAGAGTATCAGTAGGTCTGGAACGCTCAATAACCAACTCTAACGTCTCACTTATAAACCATGACCCAACCATCAGATTTGACGCAGTCCTCGGTATGGATGAAGTCAAAAAAGAAGTGACCGAAATAGTTGATTTTCTCAAACAAGGAGAAGAGCTGCGCAAAATCGGCGCCAAAATTCCCAAAGGCATTTTGCTCATAGGTCCTCCAGGCGTGGGTAAATCGATGCTGGCCAAAGCCATCGCAAACGAAGCTGGAGTGCCATTTTACGGATTTTCGGCAGCTTGCTCAAAGGCGCTGGCAAAGGTGAGGGCGCGGCAACAATTCGCTCGATATATACACAAGCTCCGTAAAAACCCTGCTTCCATTGTGTTCATTGACGAGATTGATTCAATTGGCGCCTCACCAGTGAGAAGGTGA
- a CDS encoding thioredoxin, translating into MLKELVIGFLVALGISSYLAGTNGVDPSNGWGLPPTTAGGQGPDLIDEVNAGTFQGEVLDSSIPVLVEFYTQSCVHCQNMKPELAKLSQESQGYLRMYKVDSETNRSLAEKYDVSGVPAFVLFKQGKVVNSTAGEMTKDELAKWVKQELDLPTS; encoded by the coding sequence TTGTTAAAAGAACTAGTAATTGGATTTTTGGTTGCCCTTGGCATTAGTAGCTATCTGGCTGGCACCAATGGTGTAGACCCAAGCAATGGCTGGGGTTTGCCTCCGACCACAGCAGGTGGTCAGGGACCAGACTTAATTGATGAGGTCAATGCTGGCACTTTTCAAGGTGAAGTGTTGGACTCAAGTATCCCTGTGCTGGTGGAGTTTTATACCCAGAGTTGTGTCCACTGCCAAAACATGAAGCCAGAACTGGCAAAGCTCTCGCAGGAGAGTCAAGGCTATCTGCGCATGTACAAAGTAGACTCGGAGACCAACCGCTCACTAGCCGAAAAATATGACGTTTCGGGAGTGCCGGCTTTTGTCCTCTTTAAACAGGGCAAAGTAGTCAACTCAACGGCAGGCGAGATGACCAAGGACGAACTGGCCAAGTGGGTCAAGCAAGAGCTTGATCTGCCCACTAGTTGA
- a CDS encoding fasciclin domain-containing protein has translation MHLSQWSRRSFALSAAFLVGIGLVASTSQEASARRHHRNRHHVSRNSMGAVAARTPELKTTMEAYKKAGMVGHLNRGMHTVFMPSDAGWGKMAKENREGLMNDPKKLQEVLKYHMVKGSMTAADLGAKRSVVTMQGESLMLDNKDGTVIVDGCVTTTPDVKTDNGMIQIIDYIPIPERGR, from the coding sequence ATGCATCTTAGTCAGTGGAGCCGCCGTTCGTTTGCGCTTTCCGCAGCGTTTCTGGTTGGCATCGGTCTCGTCGCAAGTACTTCACAAGAAGCCTCAGCTAGAAGACACCACAGAAACCGTCATCACGTCAGCCGTAACAGCATGGGTGCTGTTGCAGCCCGTACCCCCGAACTCAAAACCACCATGGAAGCCTACAAAAAGGCTGGTATGGTTGGTCATCTAAATCGCGGAATGCACACAGTCTTTATGCCTAGCGATGCTGGCTGGGGCAAAATGGCCAAAGAAAACCGCGAAGGTTTGATGAACGATCCTAAGAAACTGCAAGAAGTACTCAAGTACCACATGGTCAAAGGCAGCATGACCGCTGCTGATCTCGGCGCCAAGCGCTCAGTCGTCACCATGCAAGGTGAGAGCTTGATGCTCGACAACAAAGATGGCACTGTCATCGTTGACGGTTGTGTCACAACCACTCCTGATGTCAAAACCGACAACGGTATGATTCAGATCATCGATTACATTCCAATCCCCGAGAGAGGCCGTTAA